In Anopheles gambiae chromosome 2, idAnoGambNW_F1_1, whole genome shotgun sequence, a single window of DNA contains:
- the LOC4577315 gene encoding putative odorant-binding protein A10 isoform X1, giving the protein MQKTTGKQVSSRSAVNVCWLVGLGLVWLVAVALSGSTCAAEATTARTQVSDEALDKALSDKRYLMRQLKCALGEVACDPVGKRLKSLAPFVLRGACPQCTPAEMNQIKKTLAHLQRNFPSEWNKLVQTYAG; this is encoded by the exons ATGCAAAAGACCACTGGCAAG CAGGTCAGCAGTCGCAGCGCCGTGAACGTATGCTGGCTGGTCGGGCTGGGGCTGGTCTggctggtggcggtggcgctgTCCGGCAGTACCTGTGCCGCCGAAGCGACCACCGCCCGGACGCAGGTCTCGGACGAAGCACTCGACAAAGCGCTCAGCGACAAGCGGTACCTGATGCGCCAGCTAAAGTGTGCCCTCGGCGAGGTAGCGTGCGATCCGGTGGGAAAGCGCCTCAAGA GCTTGGCACCGTTCGTGCTTCGCGGCGCTTGTCCACAGTGTACGCCGGCCGAGATGAACCAGATCAAGAAAACGTTAGCTCATTTGCAGCGAAACTTCCCGTCCGAATGGAACAAGCTGGTGCAGACGTATGCTGGCTGA
- the LOC1281873 gene encoding opioid-binding protein/cell adhesion molecule homolog isoform X2 — protein MYDGSGRPSTGGAATPWPTRPATTRRTGARQRTVPAGGLLLWLGLLTMFVKGSPETRGNEQELKPSFASPIENVTVPIGREATLSCIVQNLGAYKVGWMRASDQTVLALQGRVVTHNSRYSVTQEERDVWRLKIRNVRESDRGCYMCQINVTPLQKQVGCVDVQLPPDISDEQSSSDLTVREGGNATFYCRATGHPAPKVTWRRDDGNPLYLLRNGTDTRKVDQHVGIFLNLTHVSRKQMGAYLCIASNEVPPAVSKRVYLNVHFPPNVTTSKTLLGAYEESDVELECEVESFPRSVNYWTKVAKGGRNTGSSLGSTSSAESYNHHHQEVMLNGDRYEIREQHFGSLYAAKMTLRIRSFSVADAGSYMCISSNAFGKANRTIRLYEIKRPTTTTTTTTTTTTTTTTTTTTTTTPAPPPPPTPPRRRTTLMGPRPPYDTTPYPPTGLIIEYITYSPAFVEYGANGETYINYPQLTAYSKSSSSSSSSASSSSSSSANSHGSSAASSAASPPSTVALLGGRWTAGTLGGTLRPLALGLEDRFMSILIVTALSCVSFFRYFQIYLPWITLFLLLLLIGRKPKEKISPDLVFRHAPPCAL, from the exons GAAGTCCCGAAACGCGAGGTAACGAGCAGGAACTGAAGCCGAGCTTCGCAAGCCCAATCGAGAACGTGACAGTTCCTATAGGTAGAGAGGCGACGCTCAGTTGCATTGTACAAAATTTAGGTGCCTACAAG GTCGGCTGGATGCGAGCCTCCGACCAGACAGTCCTGGCGCTCCAGGGACGGGTTGTGACGCACAATTCACGCTACAGCGTGACGCAGGAGGAGCGTGATGTCTGGCGGCTGAAGATACGCAACGTGCGCGAATCCGACCGCGGTTGCTACATGTGTCAAATAAACGTCACTCCGCTGCAGAAGCAAGTAGGCTGTGTCGATGTGCAGC TGCCGCCGGATATATCGGACGAACAATCTTCCTCGGATCTGACAGTACGTGAAGGTGGCAATGCGACGTTCTACTGCCGCGCCACCGGACATCCGGCACCGAAAGTCACCTGGCGGCGGGACGATGGCAATCCGCTCTATCTTCTCCGGAACGGAACCGACACACGCAAGG TCGATCAGCATGTTGGCATCTTCCTGAACCTGACCCACGTCAGCCGGAAGCAGATGGGTGCATATCTGTGTATCGCCTCGAACGAAGTTCCACCCGCCGTTAGCAAGCGTGTCTATCTCAACGTGCATT TTCCACCAAATGTGACAACATCAAAGACGCTGCTGGGCGCGTACGAAGAGTCGGACGTGGAGCTGGAGTGCGAAGTAGAGTCATTTCCCCGCTCGGTCAACTACTGGACGAAGGTGGCGAAGGGCGGCCGCAACACGGGCAGCAGCCTCGGGTCTACGTCCAGCGCGGAAAgctacaaccaccaccaccaggaggTGATGCTGAACGGCGATCGGTACGAGATCCGGGAGCAACATTTCGGCAGCCTGTACGCGGCCAAGATGACGCTCCGGATTCGTAGCTTCTCGGTGGCGGACGCCGGCAGCTACATGTGCATATCATCGAACGCTTTCGGCAAGGCAAACCGAACGATTCGGCTGTACG AGATTAAAAGACCTacgacgaccaccaccacgacaacgacgaccacTACGACTACGACGACAACGActacgaccaccaccacccctgcaccgccaccaccaccgacgccCCCGCGCCGAAGAACTACACTAATGGGTCCGA GGCCACCGTACGACACGACGCCCTACCCGCCGACCGgactcatcatcgagtacATCACCTACTCGCCGGCCTTTGTCGAGTACGGGGCGAACGGTGAGACCTACATCAACTATCCGCAGCTGACGGCCTACTCCAaatcgtcctcctcgtcgtcctcgtccgcatcgtcctcctcctcctcgtcggcCAACTCGCACGGATCATCAGCGGCCTCGTCGGCGGCCTCGCCACCCTCCACCGTGGCGCTGCTCGGTGGCCGCTGGACGGCCGGTACGCTCGGTGGTACGCTCCGGCCCCTGGCCCTGGGGCTGGAGGATAGATTTATGAGCATTTTGATCGTGACAGCCCTGTCctgtgtgtccttttttcgCTACTTTCAAATCTATCTTCCCTGGATTACactttttctgctgctgctgctgatcggcCGCAAGCCGAAGGAGAAAATCTCGCCCGACCTCGTCTTCCGCCATGCGCCGCCGTGCGCCCTGTGA
- the LOC4577315 gene encoding putative odorant-binding protein A10 isoform X2 produces the protein MQKTTGKVSSRSAVNVCWLVGLGLVWLVAVALSGSTCAAEATTARTQVSDEALDKALSDKRYLMRQLKCALGEVACDPVGKRLKSLAPFVLRGACPQCTPAEMNQIKKTLAHLQRNFPSEWNKLVQTYAG, from the exons ATGCAAAAGACCACTGGCAAG GTCAGCAGTCGCAGCGCCGTGAACGTATGCTGGCTGGTCGGGCTGGGGCTGGTCTggctggtggcggtggcgctgTCCGGCAGTACCTGTGCCGCCGAAGCGACCACCGCCCGGACGCAGGTCTCGGACGAAGCACTCGACAAAGCGCTCAGCGACAAGCGGTACCTGATGCGCCAGCTAAAGTGTGCCCTCGGCGAGGTAGCGTGCGATCCGGTGGGAAAGCGCCTCAAGA GCTTGGCACCGTTCGTGCTTCGCGGCGCTTGTCCACAGTGTACGCCGGCCGAGATGAACCAGATCAAGAAAACGTTAGCTCATTTGCAGCGAAACTTCCCGTCCGAATGGAACAAGCTGGTGCAGACGTATGCTGGCTGA
- the LOC1281873 gene encoding opioid-binding protein/cell adhesion molecule homolog isoform X1, translated as MYDGSGRPSTGGAATPWPTRPATTRRTGARQRTVPAGGLLLWLGLLTMFVKGNPETRGNEQELKPSFASPIENVTVPIGREATLSCIVQNLGAYKVGWMRASDQTVLALQGRVVTHNSRYSVTQEERDVWRLKIRNVRESDRGCYMCQINVTPLQKQVGCVDVQLPPDISDEQSSSDLTVREGGNATFYCRATGHPAPKVTWRRDDGNPLYLLRNGTDTRKVDQHVGIFLNLTHVSRKQMGAYLCIASNEVPPAVSKRVYLNVHFPPNVTTSKTLLGAYEESDVELECEVESFPRSVNYWTKVAKGGRNTGSSLGSTSSAESYNHHHQEVMLNGDRYEIREQHFGSLYAAKMTLRIRSFSVADAGSYMCISSNAFGKANRTIRLYEIKRPTTTTTTTTTTTTTTTTTTTTTTTPAPPPPPTPPRRRTTLMGPRPPYDTTPYPPTGLIIEYITYSPAFVEYGANGETYINYPQLTAYSKSSSSSSSSASSSSSSSANSHGSSAASSAASPPSTVALLGGRWTAGTLGGTLRPLALGLEDRFMSILIVTALSCVSFFRYFQIYLPWITLFLLLLLIGRKPKEKISPDLVFRHAPPCAL; from the exons TCCCGAAACGCGAGGTAACGAGCAGGAACTGAAGCCGAGCTTCGCAAGCCCAATCGAGAACGTGACAGTTCCTATAGGTAGAGAGGCGACGCTCAGTTGCATTGTACAAAATTTAGGTGCCTACAAG GTCGGCTGGATGCGAGCCTCCGACCAGACAGTCCTGGCGCTCCAGGGACGGGTTGTGACGCACAATTCACGCTACAGCGTGACGCAGGAGGAGCGTGATGTCTGGCGGCTGAAGATACGCAACGTGCGCGAATCCGACCGCGGTTGCTACATGTGTCAAATAAACGTCACTCCGCTGCAGAAGCAAGTAGGCTGTGTCGATGTGCAGC TGCCGCCGGATATATCGGACGAACAATCTTCCTCGGATCTGACAGTACGTGAAGGTGGCAATGCGACGTTCTACTGCCGCGCCACCGGACATCCGGCACCGAAAGTCACCTGGCGGCGGGACGATGGCAATCCGCTCTATCTTCTCCGGAACGGAACCGACACACGCAAGG TCGATCAGCATGTTGGCATCTTCCTGAACCTGACCCACGTCAGCCGGAAGCAGATGGGTGCATATCTGTGTATCGCCTCGAACGAAGTTCCACCCGCCGTTAGCAAGCGTGTCTATCTCAACGTGCATT TTCCACCAAATGTGACAACATCAAAGACGCTGCTGGGCGCGTACGAAGAGTCGGACGTGGAGCTGGAGTGCGAAGTAGAGTCATTTCCCCGCTCGGTCAACTACTGGACGAAGGTGGCGAAGGGCGGCCGCAACACGGGCAGCAGCCTCGGGTCTACGTCCAGCGCGGAAAgctacaaccaccaccaccaggaggTGATGCTGAACGGCGATCGGTACGAGATCCGGGAGCAACATTTCGGCAGCCTGTACGCGGCCAAGATGACGCTCCGGATTCGTAGCTTCTCGGTGGCGGACGCCGGCAGCTACATGTGCATATCATCGAACGCTTTCGGCAAGGCAAACCGAACGATTCGGCTGTACG AGATTAAAAGACCTacgacgaccaccaccacgacaacgacgaccacTACGACTACGACGACAACGActacgaccaccaccacccctgcaccgccaccaccaccgacgccCCCGCGCCGAAGAACTACACTAATGGGTCCGA GGCCACCGTACGACACGACGCCCTACCCGCCGACCGgactcatcatcgagtacATCACCTACTCGCCGGCCTTTGTCGAGTACGGGGCGAACGGTGAGACCTACATCAACTATCCGCAGCTGACGGCCTACTCCAaatcgtcctcctcgtcgtcctcgtccgcatcgtcctcctcctcctcgtcggcCAACTCGCACGGATCATCAGCGGCCTCGTCGGCGGCCTCGCCACCCTCCACCGTGGCGCTGCTCGGTGGCCGCTGGACGGCCGGTACGCTCGGTGGTACGCTCCGGCCCCTGGCCCTGGGGCTGGAGGATAGATTTATGAGCATTTTGATCGTGACAGCCCTGTCctgtgtgtccttttttcgCTACTTTCAAATCTATCTTCCCTGGATTACactttttctgctgctgctgctgatcggcCGCAAGCCGAAGGAGAAAATCTCGCCCGACCTCGTCTTCCGCCATGCGCCGCCGTGCGCCCTGTGA